In Calditrichota bacterium, the DNA window CTACCATGTGTACAGGCTCAAAAAGGCCAAAATCCGCGAAGGTGTAGTCGAACTGCCAGGCCAACCTCGGGTCCAACGCCAGGCGCACCCCCACACCGGCAGTGAGCCCCTCCTCGCTGCTGCTTCTGAACAGGGACTTGTATCCTCCACGTACCGACAGCAGCCTAAACAGCTCAAACTCCGCGCCCACGTTCACCGTCTCCGTGTTGTCGCTGGGCCTGAAGGCATCGGCTGCCAATGTCAGACGGTAGTTCTGTTGCCGGAGCACGTCCATGGCCAAACCGACGCGAAAGAACAAGGGCAGCGGCCAGCTCTCGGTCTTGAGCTTGCCCACGATGGTCTCGTTGTGTCCGATGTGTTCGGGGTCGAGGTCCACCCGGTGCAGAAGGTCACGGCCGTCGTGGCGCATGTCGGTGCCAAAGTTGCTGATGCTCATCCCCATCCTGAGGTCCTTAAACTGGGTGACAAAGAGGAGCCCCACATCCAAGGCCAGGGCGCTGGCCGTCTCGTTCCACAGCTTCTGTTGGATGTATTTCACACTGCCGCCGATGGAGAAGCGATCGGTGAGGTTGCGGCAGTAGCTCAATGAGGCTGCCATGTCCGTGGCACCCCATCGCTCGCCTGTCCCCTCCGGGAGGTAGACCGTGGTCACCTCCTCCTCTCCATAGTCGAGGTGGGTGAAGCTCAGGCCGATGGCATTGTCGGCGTCCAGCTTGAGGCTCAGCCCCACCCAATTGAGGTTGGTGCCCAGCAGCCAGCGGGTGTGCGCCACCACCAATTGGGAATTCGGCATTTGGGAAAGGGCGCCGGGGTTGTAGTACAGGCCTGTCGCGTCGTTGCTCACCGCAGCGAAGGCGCCTCCCATCCCAGTTGCTCGTGGGCCCACACTGATGCCCAAGAAGGGCAC includes these proteins:
- a CDS encoding PorV/PorQ family protein, which codes for MRVARVAWFIGAGALVLAANGTIWAQTKVGTTAVPFLGISVGPRATGMGGAFAAVSNDATGLYYNPGALSQMPNSQLVVAHTRWLLGTNLNWVGLSLKLDADNAIGLSFTHLDYGEEEVTTVYLPEGTGERWGATDMAASLSYCRNLTDRFSIGGSVKYIQQKLWNETASALALDVGLLFVTQFKDLRMGMSISNFGTDMRHDGRDLLHRVDLDPEHIGHNETIVGKLKTESWPLPLFFRVGLAMDVLRQQNYRLTLAADAFRPSDNTETVNVGAEFELFRLLSVRGGYKSLFRSSSEEGLTAGVGVRLALDPRLAWQFDYTFADFGLFEPVHMVGASITF